Proteins from a genomic interval of Candidatus Eisenbacteria bacterium:
- a CDS encoding FlgD immunoglobulin-like domain containing protein yields the protein MTPARAVARIPCAARFLVAATAAILLAGLILPTRALRSSTPAVGDYVNFEGLQVRPLAMTPDGSKLLAVNTPDSRLEIFAPGGGSLTSLGEIPVGLEPVAVAALHDTIAWVVNHVSDDVSIVNLNTRSVLATLRVGDEPTDVLFAGTPRRAFVCVSGEDAVKIYGLANPSAPTLDLVRPIFGRHPRALAAGGGEVYVGVLDAGNRTTCLPADVVQSGGGPPPPSPPRSLQSPAPAVGLIVQKVGASWVDERPASSKTWNSVIPFDLPDQDVHVLDAGTGALLRTVSDVGTNLFNLAVGPSGSVYVTHTEAFNRTRFEPNLRGRFLHNRIARIAPGGVSPDALWHLNSHIVYDTIPGPPEEKALSLSQPMDLVVNAAETRIYVAALGSDRVGVVNAASGAVLNRIPSSPAPSPARSGPTGLFLDEARGQLYVMNRFSSSIGIVNVASETCVAEIPMRFDPSPPEILEGRRFLYDGSLSDHGDLACASCHIGGNLDNIGWDLGNPRGSLEPVPPGQPLPIPPFDPMKGPMTTQSLRGLRDTSPFHWRGDRLDFTRFNPAFVGLMGNPDTLSSADMQRFSDFVMTMVYPPNPNQNLDRTWPDPPAPAPSPTRGKVEFDTVPHDAGVCTNCHSFPTGTNRTIIPAQALQESQAFKVPHVRNMYQKTGFRRAPGPQKRGFGFLHDGSIDDLFAFLNLPVFQFANDQQRRDLEAFLLSFDTGLGPAVGRQLTVNATTKGLAANAAALDSLCLQADLTDCDLVARAYVDGSRRSYAYTGGGLFQSDYDPEGSLQSAALRSLPDAPGETVTFLGVPRGSGIRMGIDRDRDGYKDRWELALGSDPADPASIPAITAVAAPASTPAARLLQNAPNPFNPATAIGYEVERAGPVKLHVFDVSGRMVRTLVDRHVPAGSHVVRWDGRDDRGRSLGSGRYFYRLRTGEKILTREMTLVR from the coding sequence ATGACTCCAGCCCGCGCCGTGGCCCGGATTCCGTGCGCCGCGCGCTTCCTCGTTGCCGCGACGGCCGCGATCCTGCTAGCCGGACTCATCCTTCCGACGCGGGCGCTCCGATCGTCCACACCCGCGGTCGGGGACTACGTCAATTTCGAGGGCCTCCAGGTCCGCCCGCTCGCGATGACGCCGGACGGCTCGAAGCTCCTCGCCGTGAATACGCCCGACTCTCGCCTGGAGATCTTCGCGCCGGGCGGGGGCTCGCTCACATCCCTCGGCGAGATCCCCGTGGGCCTCGAGCCGGTCGCCGTGGCCGCGCTCCACGACACGATCGCGTGGGTCGTGAACCATGTCTCCGACGACGTGAGCATCGTGAACCTGAACACGCGGAGCGTCCTCGCCACCCTGCGCGTGGGGGACGAGCCGACGGATGTCCTCTTCGCGGGAACTCCGCGGCGCGCATTCGTCTGTGTGAGCGGAGAGGACGCGGTGAAGATCTACGGTCTCGCGAATCCGTCCGCCCCGACGCTCGACCTCGTGCGCCCGATCTTCGGGCGGCACCCGCGCGCCCTGGCCGCGGGAGGGGGGGAGGTCTACGTGGGCGTGCTCGACGCGGGTAATCGCACGACCTGCCTGCCGGCGGACGTCGTCCAGAGCGGAGGAGGGCCACCGCCGCCGAGCCCGCCCCGGTCCCTTCAGAGTCCCGCCCCCGCGGTCGGGCTCATCGTGCAGAAGGTCGGCGCGAGCTGGGTGGACGAGCGCCCGGCCTCCTCGAAGACGTGGAATTCGGTGATCCCGTTCGACCTTCCGGACCAGGACGTGCACGTGCTGGACGCGGGAACGGGCGCGCTCCTCCGCACCGTGTCCGACGTGGGGACGAATCTCTTCAACCTCGCGGTCGGACCGTCCGGGAGCGTCTACGTCACCCACACCGAGGCCTTCAACCGGACGCGCTTCGAGCCGAACCTGCGCGGCCGCTTTCTCCACAACCGCATCGCGCGGATCGCTCCGGGCGGAGTCTCGCCGGACGCGCTCTGGCACCTGAACAGCCACATCGTGTACGACACGATCCCGGGGCCGCCGGAGGAGAAGGCGCTCAGCCTCTCCCAGCCCATGGATCTCGTGGTGAACGCGGCGGAAACGCGGATCTACGTCGCCGCGCTTGGATCGGATCGCGTCGGCGTGGTGAACGCGGCGAGCGGCGCCGTGCTGAACCGGATCCCGTCCTCACCGGCGCCGTCTCCGGCCCGCAGCGGCCCCACGGGGCTCTTCCTCGACGAGGCTCGCGGGCAGCTCTACGTCATGAATCGATTCTCGAGCTCGATCGGGATCGTGAACGTGGCGTCGGAGACATGCGTGGCGGAGATCCCGATGCGATTCGACCCGAGCCCGCCCGAGATCCTCGAGGGGCGGCGCTTTCTGTACGACGGGTCGCTCTCGGATCACGGGGACCTGGCGTGCGCGTCGTGCCACATCGGTGGGAATCTGGACAACATCGGGTGGGATCTGGGGAACCCGCGCGGCTCCCTGGAACCCGTCCCACCGGGCCAGCCTCTGCCCATCCCGCCGTTCGATCCGATGAAGGGCCCGATGACGACGCAATCGCTTCGCGGTCTCCGCGACACGTCCCCGTTCCACTGGCGCGGGGATCGCCTCGACTTCACGCGCTTCAACCCGGCGTTCGTGGGCCTGATGGGAAATCCCGACACCCTGTCGTCCGCCGACATGCAGCGATTCTCGGACTTCGTGATGACGATGGTGTACCCGCCGAATCCGAACCAGAACCTGGACCGGACCTGGCCCGACCCTCCGGCTCCGGCGCCGAGCCCCACGCGGGGGAAGGTCGAGTTCGACACCGTGCCGCACGACGCCGGCGTCTGCACCAATTGCCACTCGTTCCCGACGGGGACGAATCGCACCATCATTCCGGCGCAGGCCCTCCAGGAAAGCCAGGCGTTCAAAGTGCCGCATGTGCGGAACATGTACCAGAAGACGGGATTCCGTCGCGCTCCCGGGCCGCAGAAGCGGGGATTCGGGTTCCTTCACGACGGTTCGATCGACGATCTGTTCGCGTTCCTGAACCTTCCGGTTTTCCAGTTCGCGAACGACCAGCAGCGGCGCGATCTCGAGGCGTTCCTGCTCTCGTTCGACACGGGGCTCGGGCCCGCTGTGGGGAGGCAGCTCACCGTGAACGCGACCACGAAGGGCCTCGCGGCGAACGCGGCGGCGCTCGATTCGCTCTGCCTCCAGGCGGATCTCACCGACTGCGACCTGGTCGCGCGGGCGTACGTCGACGGGTCGCGGCGTTCGTACGCCTACACCGGTGGAGGGCTCTTCCAGAGCGACTACGATCCCGAGGGCTCCCTCCAGTCCGCCGCGCTTCGCTCGCTGCCGGACGCGCCCGGTGAGACCGTCACGTTCCTGGGAGTCCCGCGTGGCTCGGGGATCCGGATGGGGATCGACCGAGACCGGGACGGATACAAGGACCGGTGGGAGCTGGCGCTGGGGTCGGACCCGGCCGATCCCGCGTCGATCCCGGCGATCACGGCGGTCGCCGCCCCGGCATCCACCCCTGCGGCCCGCCTCCTCCAGAATGCACCCAATCCGTTCAACCCGGCCACCGCGATCGGGTACGAAGTCGAGCGGGCCGGGCCGGTGAAGCTCCATGTCTTCGACGTCTCGGGAAGGATGGTGCGGACGCTCGTGGACCGCCACGTGCCCGCGGGTTCGCACGTGGTCCGATGGGACGGCCGTGACGACCGGGGCCGCTCTCTGGGGAGCGGACGGTATTTCTACCGGCTGCGGACGGGGGAGAAGATCCTGACGAGGGAGATGACCCTGGTGCGGTGA